The genomic region GGGTGccagatacgaggaattctactgtaattACTATgggtttcatttcatttagtgtcctgactaagggcaggtctttcattgcaaacccagctttttccaatctttcctattttctgccttcctcttcgtttcctcatatgatccatatatctcaatgtcatctatcacctgatatcttcttctaccctgaactcttctcccgtacattattccttccagtgcatccttcagtaggcagtctcAATCAgtaacccaatcaattccttttcctcttcctgatcagtttcagcattattcttttttcacccactcttttcttGCTATGGATGTATACATTGTAAAAAGTGTCAGAGAGATTAATTAAGAAGTGGAAAAAGCATTGtcaataacaaatttataaatctGTATGTTTTGTATTTTCAGACTGGCGTAGATCTTACACTACCTACTATCACAGTTACCAGACCACCACCAGGTTTCACTTCAGACACTAGTGTTACGAACAAGCAGCCTTTACCAGCCGAAGGACCATCAGCTTCAATCCAGAAGGCTGCAGATTTTCGAGATGTACAAAACCCGACATTTCCCCAATTACAAACTCCACATTCCAACATCAATCAGCCAAATTACTTAGTGCCCCAAACACCATGTGTGAACCCAGTACAGATGTTCCCAGGCTCTTATTTTCCGCAGACGGTACCTGTTCAGCAGCCTATGTCTTTCTCTGAACAATTTCTACAGCAACAAATATTACAAACAATCATGTTTAGTAACCCTGCATTGGCGATGTTAGTCTCTTCCCAGATGGCTGCTAATCATATCAAAGCTGTAGCAGCTATGAATACTGCTCTTGCATTTCCAGTACTTAATCCTCCAGTGATGTTCAACCCAGCCCCAGTTAACCCTAGAACCACTGTTACTGAAAGGGCAGCAAATTTAGGACAATCAGAGGTAGATATTTCAGAGATTTCCACTGCCTTATGTAAAGATTCTACAAGTCAATATCAGCCAAATCAACCAGTGGTTTCAGAACCATGTACCCCAGAACCAATAGTAAATTATCCTGCTTCTCCAGAAGAGACAATGACACATTCCAGCATCCAGAATAGAACAGCAACCACTAACACAAGGGAATCTCCAACTTTTTTTACCAAACCTAAAAGTGATAAAGTTGATCAAGTAACTCAACACATGTCACAGTTGTCGGCTGGTGTCCAAACAACTAAAGACTCTACCTTATTGAGAAAAGAAGTGGAAACAATAAAGATGGTCGAAAATAGTCCTTTGATTCCATCTACCTTATTGAGAAAAGAAGTGGAAACAATAAAGACAGTCGAAAATAGTCCTTTGATTCCACCTTCGATTTCTGTCAAACCTGATTGTGATAAAAGTGACCAAAAAACTCAACACATGTCACAGTTCTCGTCTAGTTTTGAAGCATCTTTTAACCTTTCTTTAACAAAGGACTTGAAAACAGTAAATCCAGTTCCCAGTAATGACTCAGTGGAAAGTGCTTCAAGCTGTTCAGAAATCATAAACaatgtacgttaaaccaaaggtcccgggttcgatacccggctccggaacaatttttccctcgaaattattcaaatcaactttacagggagttatacctgaaaatcttgatttgcataatacacgtcactgttcgttaacagaaaaccaccatttaagtcacacggagttagtgtgcactcgaagttggttgcttgacagttgtcagcccactttgaggtctgtggatatagagggaaaaattggatcggtgtcggttagagttcccgagtagctcagtggtagagcgttggtacgttaaaccaaaggtcctgggttcgatacccggctccggaacaatttttccctcgaaattattcaaatgtcttTGAAGATGTACAGAAAGGTGCAGAATCCATTGTTCAAGATGGACCATGCGATGATCTCAACCTCGGTTATACATCTGGTTCAGATGATATTTACAGGTaggccattgtttttttttattatgttttgaaGAGTCAGTGTATGTCAGATAAATCTTTTGTCTCAAAAGTTTTCTTTTCGTTATAATCATTTGCATTATTTGTAGAGCTTCAAATTCAACACTAGAAAACCTTGTTACACTACAAACAACAAATTGTTCTGTTAATACAGTTCTTATACTTATTGCTACGTATtggatttttatgcactaaaagctgACTGAGCTATGTTTATAAACGAGAAAGCAATATTCCTGctcttatataaataatactgctGTGTTTGAAAGAGGTATTCAATTATACCAAATGACGCAACTCCATGTTCGTTATTTCATCAACGTAGTTCATGCTTTTTGTCTACTCTTGGTCAACAGTTTCCTCTCACAGAAGTTTGTGGGTGGCTTCACTATTGTCCATctgagtggttatgttgcagggtcATCAAAACAGGGACATCACTATGGCAGTTACTTAACTGGGTCcatttctttaagttattttaaacagttgtataatattcccTAGAAGTCCAATTGCGAACAgtaaatgttttcaggaaatagcTAAGATGGTCCAATCACAAGCCTTTATAGAGGGACCAACATaaatgggtgggggaaaccgggatgcaacataaccatttggacggactgTAGGTAGTGTTTGCTTTTCAAATGCAAATTCAAATGAACACTCTCAACCATTATTTACAAATTAGAAAGCATGcttccactagattcattctccaGTCTTTGTGTTAAAGTTCTGAATGATGTGAATAGGGCCTCAGAATTGTTCTGTTCTATGTCACATACATTcaagtatgtgtatgtgtgtgtgtatctaatgctctggatttaacaatgaagtcatcatccttcttgcttcccagtattttgatggaaggtccacaaatgtcctaagagtttcacaattagccaggtgctccatctccatgtcctcttcaaCATTCAAGTATATATCTAAGAATCCGGTTTCTATTCATCACGTAGCATGTTAGATTTAGATTATCACTGGGAATGTTAACTTTTTTAACAATATACATCTCTTGGTTATTCATACACTTCTGAATAGCTAATGTTGTTATCTCAGTAATGTTTCTTATACAGTTTCAGGACTTTCATAGTAATACGTGAAGTCTTTTACTTGTTGGGAGAATGACTTCCAAAGAGTATCCATCTTCATTCTTGAGTGCTTCACTCTCCAGTCTTGTATTACTTTCTTCCtgcttgaaaataagaaaaatgtttcATACATATCCTAGACTGGCCATGTccagtttttagttcagtagctCTTATAACATGTGTCAGTTTGGACAAGAGATCTCTAAGAGAGAGATCATCTATCTAACACAGTGTATAAAGAACAAGAGATATTTTTAATAATCTAGTgttgttgtaatgtaaaatataacaaattgcaAACAAGATAGCTATAAGAGTAAAGGTTTTCTCTTTAGATGCCATGAAGGTGCATGAGAGACATGGGAGTAGAGCTCCATAATTTCAAGACCTTTGCATTAGAATGAGGTAATATAGTCAGCGCTGTATTTTAACCACTTTTTTACCTTTCGGAAACATCCAGTGCCCAATTTTACAGAAGACAGAGTGGATCCTGACTGAGTGTAAGTTTGGCagttactctaccaactgagctgctGGGacgtatttttgttttctgtgaaGAGAGTACCAACCTCTTACACTACCCTTAACGTGGAAGACCagggaattaaataaaaaatttcaataacagTAGCTCCATATAACATAACTATTAAAGAAATTTCTGAGACTCTGAAAACATAAACCTTTGTCTTGGTTCCTTGTATGCCATACCTGTGTAGGAAAGCATGCCAATACAATCCCTATGGAATTTACAGTCAATCTGCTTTCTAGAACATTCACTGAAAACATTCCAGATGACCTCCTGGATAGCAGTTTTTCATTACTGCTGCACCAGTGATAAATACGATTATGAATTATGGAGAAATATCTTGGACATTTCATGTTGCGTATTTTAGTATATTTTCGGGTTTCCATATCTTCTTCATATCCCATAACATGTGAGGGTTACATCAGTCTGGCGATTTCGATTGTGAGGGATATAGGGAGCAAGTCTAGTGGTAGGGCTGCTATCTCTAAGTCTCTAGACTGAATTGAACAGTATTTCCTATGTTCTGGATGTCACAGTTATACTGCTGATGCTTGGTTCATCAGGGCCTCGTTTGTAAGAACAGGGAATCGGAGAGGCTATGTTTTTGtctcaataataaattattaggaAGAGTGAACATTGTCAACTAC from Periplaneta americana isolate PAMFEO1 chromosome 15, P.americana_PAMFEO1_priV1, whole genome shotgun sequence harbors:
- the LOC138715363 gene encoding uncharacterized protein isoform X1; translated protein: MGKKGSVARRKKRHFQGNQFTIKKKEENTIQNSESPVLFVDYGTTSRVKKKDLRFMHQDFGAFPMQAIQASLANLIPAGDGKKWPCAVNKRFLEMVSEKTLIAVVSSVDHEAHKVEVALVDTSGPEGIHINDVLEREGLAQFMTSRQPQPPPPPVQRTGVDLTLPTITVTRPPPGFTSDTSVTNKQPLPAEGPSASIQKAADFRDVQNPTFPQLQTPHSNINQPNYLVPQTPCVNPVQMFPGSYFPQTVPVQQPMSFSEQFLQQQILQTIMFSNPALAMLVSSQMAANHIKAVAAMNTALAFPVLNPPVMFNPAPVNPRTTVTERAANLGQSEVDISEISTALCKDSTSQYQPNQPVVSEPCTPEPIVNYPASPEETMTHSSIQNRTATTNTRESPTFFTKPKSDKVDQVTQHMSQLSAGVQTTKDSTLLRKEVETIKMVENSPLIPSTLLRKEVETIKTVENSPLIPPSISVKPDCDKSDQKTQHMSQFSSSFEASFNLSLTKDLKTVNPVPSNDSVESASSCSEIINNVR
- the LOC138715363 gene encoding uncharacterized protein isoform X2 yields the protein MHQDFGAFPMQAIQASLANLIPAGDGKKWPCAVNKRFLEMVSEKTLIAVVSSVDHEAHKVEVALVDTSGPEGIHINDVLEREGLAQFMTSRQPQPPPPPVQRTGVDLTLPTITVTRPPPGFTSDTSVTNKQPLPAEGPSASIQKAADFRDVQNPTFPQLQTPHSNINQPNYLVPQTPCVNPVQMFPGSYFPQTVPVQQPMSFSEQFLQQQILQTIMFSNPALAMLVSSQMAANHIKAVAAMNTALAFPVLNPPVMFNPAPVNPRTTVTERAANLGQSEVDISEISTALCKDSTSQYQPNQPVVSEPCTPEPIVNYPASPEETMTHSSIQNRTATTNTRESPTFFTKPKSDKVDQVTQHMSQLSAGVQTTKDSTLLRKEVETIKMVENSPLIPSTLLRKEVETIKTVENSPLIPPSISVKPDCDKSDQKTQHMSQFSSSFEASFNLSLTKDLKTVNPVPSNDSVESASSCSEIINNVR